Proteins from one Haliaeetus albicilla chromosome 4, bHalAlb1.1, whole genome shotgun sequence genomic window:
- the MXRA8 gene encoding matrix remodeling-associated protein 8 isoform X1, which translates to MEQLAKLLLWQILLQQSSVYLYSVPADASNPDSVVVSVLNISATLGSQAVLPCKSYRMVWTQDRLNDRQRVVHWDLYSNYYGDNKMERLCDMYSAGDQRVYSSYNQGRIFMPQNAFTDGNFSLVIKDVAESDEGTYSCNLHHHYCHLYETVKIQLAITKTAEDAKQYWDGEKPVILALEGSTVTLPCVNRNHIWTERHSEEEQQVVHWDRQPPGVPHDRADRLIDLYASGERRSYGPLFIRQKMNITDTAFALGDFSLRISQLESADEGTYSCHLHHHYCGLHERRIYQVFVTEPVREKKVVNLTTHNIAPAIDPNVVRGHNVINVIIPESRVHFFQQLGYILATLLLFIVLLIIVVLVTRKRRQRGYEYNVKKYGEKDVNLKEFTVDTTDLTQYKSEDIRLDYKNNILKEKAEQARSFPAKNIDLDKDFRKEYCK; encoded by the exons GTTCTGTTTATTTATATTCAG TCCCAGCTGATGCCTCAAACCCAGACAGTGTTGTAGTGTCAGTGTTAAATATCAGTGCTACATTGGGGTCACAGGCTGTTCTGCCCTGCAAGAGTTACCGCATGGTGTGGACCCAGGATCGTCTGAATGACCGCCAGCGTGTAGTCCACTGGGATCTGTACAGCAACTACTATGGAGATAACAAGATGGAGAGGCTATGTGACATGTACTCCGCTGGAGATCAGCGTGTATACAGCTCCTACAACCAAGGGAGGATATTCATGCCCCAGAATGCATTTACAGATGGCAACTTCTCCTTGGTGATCAAAG ATGTTGCAGAGAGTGATGAAGGCACATATTCTTGTAATCTTCACCATCACTACTGCCACTTATATGAAACTGTGAAAATCCAACTAGCTATCACCAAGACAG CTGAGGATGCAAAGCAGTACTGGGATGGGGAAAAGCCTGTGATTCTTGCCCTAGAAGGCAGCACAGTGACTCTCCCCTGTGTGAACCGTAACCACATCTGGACCGAACGGCACAGTGAAGAGGAACAACAAGTAGTCCACTGGGACAGGCAGCCCCCAGGGGTTCCTCATGACCGGGCTGATCGCCTCATTGATCTGTACGCCTCTGGAGAGCGCCGCTCTTACGGACCCCTCTTCATTCGTCAGAAGATGAACATCACTGACACAGCTTTTGCCCTGGGTGACTTTTCCCTGCGGATTTCACAGCTGGAAAGTGCAGATGAAGGCACTTACTCCTGCCACCTGCACCATCACTACTGTGGTCTGCATGAGCGCAGGATCTACCAAGTCTTCGTGACGGAGCCAGTGAGAGAGAAGAAGGTGGTGAACCTTACAACTCACAACATTGCCCCAGCCATAG ATCCAAATGTTGTCAGGGGCCACAATGTAATAAATGTCATCATCCCTGAGAGCCGGGTACACTtcttccagcagctgggctACATCCTGGCAACTCTCCTGCTTTTCATTGTCCTCCTCATCATTGTCGTCCTTGTCACCCGCAAGCGCCGGCAGAGAG GTTATGAATACAATGTGAAGAAATACGGAGA gaaggaTGTAAATCTTAAAGAATTTACAGTCGACACAACAGATCTGACTCAATACAAAAGTGAAGACATCAGGCTGG ATTACAAAAACAACATCctgaaggagaaggctgagCAAGCCAGAAGCTTCCCAGCAAAGAACATTGATTTAGACAAAG ATTTCAGGAAGGAATATTGTAAATGA
- the MXRA8 gene encoding matrix remodeling-associated protein 8 isoform X2, whose translation MVWTQDRLNDRQRVVHWDLYSNYYGDNKMERLCDMYSAGDQRVYSSYNQGRIFMPQNAFTDGNFSLVIKDVAESDEGTYSCNLHHHYCHLYETVKIQLAITKTAEDAKQYWDGEKPVILALEGSTVTLPCVNRNHIWTERHSEEEQQVVHWDRQPPGVPHDRADRLIDLYASGERRSYGPLFIRQKMNITDTAFALGDFSLRISQLESADEGTYSCHLHHHYCGLHERRIYQVFVTEPVREKKVVNLTTHNIAPAIDPNVVRGHNVINVIIPESRVHFFQQLGYILATLLLFIVLLIIVVLVTRKRRQRGYEYNVKKYGEKDVNLKEFTVDTTDLTQYKSEDIRLDYKNNILKEKAEQARSFPAKNIDLDKDFRKEYCK comes from the exons ATGGTGTGGACCCAGGATCGTCTGAATGACCGCCAGCGTGTAGTCCACTGGGATCTGTACAGCAACTACTATGGAGATAACAAGATGGAGAGGCTATGTGACATGTACTCCGCTGGAGATCAGCGTGTATACAGCTCCTACAACCAAGGGAGGATATTCATGCCCCAGAATGCATTTACAGATGGCAACTTCTCCTTGGTGATCAAAG ATGTTGCAGAGAGTGATGAAGGCACATATTCTTGTAATCTTCACCATCACTACTGCCACTTATATGAAACTGTGAAAATCCAACTAGCTATCACCAAGACAG CTGAGGATGCAAAGCAGTACTGGGATGGGGAAAAGCCTGTGATTCTTGCCCTAGAAGGCAGCACAGTGACTCTCCCCTGTGTGAACCGTAACCACATCTGGACCGAACGGCACAGTGAAGAGGAACAACAAGTAGTCCACTGGGACAGGCAGCCCCCAGGGGTTCCTCATGACCGGGCTGATCGCCTCATTGATCTGTACGCCTCTGGAGAGCGCCGCTCTTACGGACCCCTCTTCATTCGTCAGAAGATGAACATCACTGACACAGCTTTTGCCCTGGGTGACTTTTCCCTGCGGATTTCACAGCTGGAAAGTGCAGATGAAGGCACTTACTCCTGCCACCTGCACCATCACTACTGTGGTCTGCATGAGCGCAGGATCTACCAAGTCTTCGTGACGGAGCCAGTGAGAGAGAAGAAGGTGGTGAACCTTACAACTCACAACATTGCCCCAGCCATAG ATCCAAATGTTGTCAGGGGCCACAATGTAATAAATGTCATCATCCCTGAGAGCCGGGTACACTtcttccagcagctgggctACATCCTGGCAACTCTCCTGCTTTTCATTGTCCTCCTCATCATTGTCGTCCTTGTCACCCGCAAGCGCCGGCAGAGAG GTTATGAATACAATGTGAAGAAATACGGAGA gaaggaTGTAAATCTTAAAGAATTTACAGTCGACACAACAGATCTGACTCAATACAAAAGTGAAGACATCAGGCTGG ATTACAAAAACAACATCctgaaggagaaggctgagCAAGCCAGAAGCTTCCCAGCAAAGAACATTGATTTAGACAAAG ATTTCAGGAAGGAATATTGTAAATGA